A window from Tenacibaculum singaporense encodes these proteins:
- a CDS encoding glucosaminidase domain-containing protein, with translation MRVKVVFLAVCAVILTSCGSGKNVVKSTPNEVTLEPREEKMPELPQLEQIQKPLKTTTNHTEAYIQKFAPIAVKKMHEHGIPASITLAQGVLESGSGRSQLARRSNNHFGIKCHRGWQGNSVTHDDDEKGECFRKYKYPETSYEDHSQFLLTRKRYASLFRLRHTDYKGWAHGLKRAGYATDRKYPQKLISIIRKYNLDKYDRVRRDGSLAAKTPTYKTTSHKVQKGDTLYSISRRYNISVQRLKEVNGLSDNNISIGQDLLVK, from the coding sequence ATGAGAGTAAAGGTAGTTTTTTTAGCAGTGTGTGCTGTAATATTGACAAGTTGTGGATCAGGTAAAAATGTAGTAAAGAGTACACCTAATGAGGTAACTTTAGAACCTAGAGAAGAAAAAATGCCTGAGTTACCACAGTTAGAACAGATACAAAAACCATTAAAAACTACAACAAATCATACCGAGGCATATATTCAAAAATTTGCACCGATTGCGGTTAAGAAAATGCACGAACATGGTATTCCTGCTAGTATAACTTTAGCTCAAGGAGTGTTAGAATCGGGAAGTGGTAGAAGTCAGTTAGCCCGCAGATCAAACAACCACTTCGGAATTAAATGTCATAGAGGTTGGCAAGGAAATAGTGTAACCCATGATGATGATGAAAAAGGAGAGTGCTTTAGAAAATATAAATATCCAGAAACTTCATATGAAGACCATTCGCAGTTTTTATTAACTCGTAAACGATATGCAAGTTTATTCAGATTGAGGCATACAGACTATAAAGGTTGGGCTCATGGGTTGAAGAGAGCAGGGTATGCAACGGATAGAAAATATCCTCAAAAGTTAATATCGATTATTAGAAAATACAACCTAGATAAGTATGATAGAGTAAGGCGAGATGGTTCTTTAGCAGCGAAAACACCAACTTATAAAACAACTTCTCATAAAGTTCAAAAAGGAGATACATTGTATTCTATATCAAGAAGATATAATATTTCGGTACAACGATTAAAAGAAGTAAACGGATTAAGTGATAATAACATTAGTATTGGGCAAGATTTGTTGGTAAAATAA